One genomic segment of Primulina tabacum isolate GXHZ01 chromosome 9, ASM2559414v2, whole genome shotgun sequence includes these proteins:
- the LOC142504401 gene encoding F-box protein At4g18380-like: MSCGQEIMSFGSENLFDRLPDEILHSVFSRLHDAKSLCASMAVCRRFCSIVTQVDEIFLRVPRRKPVIQAHENGHWSRIFPKNLLVKSLIIKPLRFISGLIKLRAKKEECDCDGCSYHAPNEILKPFEEIRSLHVKIPSYGDENVGSKTGKNRDVCSNLLKWKAEFGSQMQSCVILGAKSYSESDKIEENLRETVCGPDLISDEEMKLRVVWTISCLIAASARHELIREIAKDQKNIENVVITDESDQGKVYMNRGQIQEMRNSKKKGDNQVHSLSMKMWYVEKLEVPSLQKVMEGATVVAIRPSSVGGDSGMEELVAAAFGGDGEGNVVGEAVGRLMAASRCYTLEITSF; the protein is encoded by the coding sequence ATGAGTTGCGGCCAAGAAATTATGAGCTTCGGTTCAGAAAATTTATTTGATCGTTTGCCGGATGAGATCTTGCATTCGGTCTTTAGCAGATTACACGATGCTAAATCTCTGTGTGCATCCATGGCAGTGTGCAGGCGTTTCTGTAGCATAGTTACTCAAGTTGATGAGATCTTTCTTCGAGTCCCTCGGAGAAAACCTGTTATCCAAGCTCATGAAAATGGGCATTGGAGTAGGATTTTCCCCAAGAATCTGTTGGTTAAATCCCTGATTATCAAACCCCTTCGTTTCATTTCTGGATTGATCAAACTGAGGGCCAAGAAAGAGGAGTGTGACTGTGATGGCTGCTCGTATCACGCACCGAATGAGATTCTCAAGCCTTTTGAAGAGATCCGATCGCTTCACGTGAAGATTCCCAGTTATGGCGATGAAAACGTGGGTTCAAAAACGGGGAAGAATCGAGATGTTTGTTCGAATTTGCTGAAATGGAAAGCAGAATTCGGAAGCCAAATGCAGAGCTGCGTTATTCTTGGAGCCAAATCTTACTCGGAAAGCGACAAAATCGAAGAGAATTTGCGTGAAACAGTGTGTGGACCGGATCTGATTTCCGATGAAGAGATGAAATTGAGGGTTGTATGGACGATCTCATGCTTGATCGCAGCATCAGCCAGACATGAATTAATTCGAGAAATTGCGAAAGATCAGAAAAACATCGAAAATGTGGTGATTACAGACGAGAGTGATCAAGGGAAAGTGTACATGAACAGAGGGCAGATTCAAGAGATGAGGAATTCGAAGAAAAAAGGAGACAATCAAGTTCATTCCTTGAGTATGAAAATGTGGTATGTTGAGAAATTGGAGGTACCCAGTTTGCAGAAAGTGATGGAGGGCGCGACAGTGGTGGCGATAAGGCCGTCTTCCGTCGGAGGAGACAGCGGGATGGAGGAGTTGGTGGCGGCGGCGTTTGGTGGGGACGGGGAGGGGAATGTGGTTGGTGAAGCCGTGGGGAGATTGATGGCGGCTAGCAGGTGTTACACGTTGGAAATAACTTCTTTTTGA